The following is a genomic window from Scleropages formosus chromosome 11, fSclFor1.1, whole genome shotgun sequence.
GTTCATTACAGCAATGAGACGACACTTGAATGGATGCTGCCAATGAGTACAGCTCCTTAAATAGTACAACTGAGGATTTTAGGTAACTGAAGATCACGTGGTAGCAATTTCaggaataaacattttaatgcagcCAATTAAGACAGGTCTAGCGACCATTTCAAACATGTATGCATTCAGTCAGTGATGCTAAACTATAGAGCAAGggaataaatcaaatttaaaaaaggaagggaaaaaaaaaaagacagaagtcCCACCTGTGAGCCCCACTTTCTTGCGACATGTAAAGCAGCGGTTCctcttttgttttggtttgtcaAAAGATATCTCCTGTCCTTCTACACGGGCCTGGTCCGAGTTCTCCGTCACCACGGCTACAATAAGAAGCACATTCTTAGACATTGATAGGTTTTGGTGTACAGATGGTGGACAACAGCTTCGGAACAAgtacttggggaaaaaaaaaaaaaagtgaagaacaaTCAtgcaataagaatttttttccctccatttcagTCAGTGCCACCTCAGCATAACTAACTACTTCATCCATCATTagcttatatttaaaaaaatccaccgAAGACAGACAGTGGAAAATTCATTTGACTGAAAAGACAGACCATCTCAAGGTATTTTAATGTTAAGAGGTTTTATAGCTTAGAAATATACATCTTTCACGTcacaataaaatatgaaattttaaagtactaaccattttcacttttatttcccCCAGTTGGTTTAGTTTCCTCCtaaacaaagtaaacatttttacacactttttACAGTAACTGTTTCCATCAGCAGCCCTGACCTGAGCTTTGTGATGCAACAGCAGAACTTAACCTGTTCATCTACAACCGAAAAACACTAAACACACGTTTGAGGAACCAACCAGCAGCACTGGTCACACTTACCACCGTTTGTTAGCTGAGGAGTTGTAAAATGTATGCAGGTGCTCGTTTAAGTGACAACAAGCAACTGTCAACACAGCATTATCTCTACAAATGCAGAGAATCAAACAATAGCTACAGAGAAAACTtgccacaaatacacacaactTCTAGTTATTGCTTCACTGTCCCTCCCCTGATGGCCAATGCCAACTATGCCAATTGCCAGCACAGCTATACAGTATTGAATGCAGAACTGAGGTGTGATCAGAGACCACAAGGTGGCACTTGGAGCACAGCGGACCACTCATTATACCAGAGTACAGTGGACTTCGGACTGTCCCAGGACCGTCCCCGGAGCGCACTGCGGACGCTGACTTTTTACAAGCCTTGAGCTGAGCACACAGATCCCTGTTTCAAACCAGCTTAGGACACACCGCATAAGTGTTACAATCCGTCTTGTAGCTCACGTCCATGCTCTTCGCTTTTACAAACCATCCTAAATATGGACAATGGCCTTTGTTACAAACCTTCTAAGCTGAAGTGTGCTCATCTTTGTTTCAAACTGGGTCTTGTCTAAGCAGGCAGGATAGGGCTTATTTTTATACAAGTATATGTACACAATATTTACAAGTAACTACAAAACCCACATATGCAGTGGCTGTTCAGTATAGAGGACCACCGGTTTTGTTACATCAGCACGTACATACAATAGCAGAACTACAATCCAtaattcactgaaaaaaaatgtaaaacacaagaCATGGTATGAGTGTAATACTGCTGAAAGGCCTTTCAGTGCGAAGCCGTTTAACTGATGTCGggcaaaattacataaaaaaaagcaccataTATCAAAATGTCACCAGGCCCAGAAAGGGGGACAAACCAGCTTCCATGGCAGGGAGCCTATATGTGATGTCCTGGCTCCGCTCATCCTCATTCAGCACGGCTGTTGCATCTCTCAGCACCTCACACCATGAAATTGACCTCTCCACCGACCTTGCACAAGACCACTTTTAAAGAACTGAAAACAGGAGTGTgaagggggggaaagaaaaaaaaaaaaaaaagtgcgttGGTTAAAAACTATACCCTTTAATTCTTCAGTTTTCAGCACTTCTTTGTCCCCCGTTGAATCACACTCTTCAGAATGTGTTAGCAACGCTTGTGATAACAGAGCTGGGCGGGatacagcactgaaaaaaatccagaggGTTTCCTTAAATAAATTCTCTGGGTATTCATTTTCTCAGTGTAACAAAGTAGGGGGTCTGAGTGCTTAGAATACACAACCAAGTTCCATCTTAAACAGGAAACTGCACAAAGTACTGTGCTGGTGTATAAGACATTATAATAACTGCGTTCAAATGATAACTGCTCAGCATTCTTAACGACTGGTATTGCAGCTATGCTataagcaaaactgaaaatccaAACCTATCAAATAGTTCCCATCAAGTGATGGATTCAAAGAGGCATATGCAATCATAAAATCTGCATGCTTGTTTGCATTTAATgtgctctctctttctgtcgACCCACAGATGAagccataaataaaatgaaatacgcAGGACAAAACGGCCCTCTCGCGGTGTTGGAGCTCTAGGAGAGGCGATTCTACTGGGCGTGGGTTTTGGCAGCAGTGCCTTTAAAtaggagaattttttttttcccccatttattaCCGAGGAGCCCCCTGAGAGCCCCCAGCTCCCCGACAATTACACAGCAGAGGAAAAATGACTGTGTACTCCACTTCAGAAGCTACTTGTGCCTCGACAGAAAGAGAAGAGTGGGAAGCAGGAGCTGTGAGAGCTGGGCCTCTCCCACAGGGCAAGCTGGTCTTTGAAAGACATTGCTTGGCTGGGTCCAAATAAGAATGCACTGGGCACCTGCTTTGCTCCAGCGGCGCGTCCGTCTGGGCGAACACTGGTGACACTTGTGAAACGCTGCTCTCCGCACACTGCGTGGGCAGGCTCTCTCCGACGCCGCTCACGCTGGCTGCTGGAACAAATGCGATGGCAGTCCTCACATTACCACTTCACACTCATCTGGGACTTCTGATGTACACCAGGCACTTTTATCTGGCACTGCATATTAATGTACAATGGAGGAATATCTATTGTTGATATGGCAAGCCTTAGTTTCAGCTTGGTCATAATAAAATGACCAGTCAATAATGTGGTTTACCACAGCGAGTACACGgctgatttataaaaaaaatccacacatcCATCGATTattggtagtgtagcggttagcgttactgtttttggacccaaaggttgcaggtttgaccccccacctctggctgtactgctactgagaaaagtacttatcctaaattgctgcagtaaaaattacccagctgtaaatgggtaaataactgtatgtaacttaatgtaagtcactttggagaaaagcatcagctaaatgagtaaatgtaatgtataaaccCAGGTATGCTCTTGATTGCAGATAATGAACATGTAAactcattttttctgttttgcccaGGAAGGTCTTTCATGTTCATTTAGACTTACCTGGTGGGCTTACTCTTCCGTTGCTGTTCTGTCTCTGTAAAAAGTCCTTATAACACACCGAGCACATCCCGTTTGTACGCGGGTTCCCATAGAATCCGCATCCGGTGGCACACAGCATAGGCACTTGAGTCTGATTTGTCTCTTGGGCCATATCCTCCTTGCACAAAAAAGGCACAgattacaaattaattaaagGCACAGCATTCACCAAGCGTTTGAGAAACAGAGAATGATTAGGAGAGGTGAAAAGGCTACGCTGTGCTTCTTTTAAAATAAGCCATTGACACCAGAGTGATGTGCCAAGCCCATTATGGCACGGAGAGAACTCAGCTCTTATGCCAGCTGGTAGTTCTGTGTAACAGTGCCTTGTTTCCAACCAGTTTTGGCACAGCAGGGGTCCTCAAACACATTCAGCATCACGCTATTCTTTATGGCTTTGAAGATGTAAAATCATTAATATTACGAGAatgcagtaccagtgaaaagtgtaagTGCAGCTGCAACCGGTCTCTTCAAAAAGTTTTCGGCTATCAAGCTTCATAgtgttcccagctcttctgcaggacTACTCGGACATGTGGCACACTTgtgggctgctttgctttcgctcttctGCCCAGTTCAtcccattttttccccacaaatatTTCCCAGGCTGCCCTGCTGTAACCTTCAAACTTCTCAGTGGTACTACGTGTGAGCGAATTGGTGTGCAATGACGGTAAAAAAATAGTAGTTTTTCAGTcagcaaagagaaaacacattCATGTCCAGAGGTGGTGGTGAGAATCAGCGGGTAATTTGTGACAGACAAATGTATACTGTAGACCTGATGAGGTTGGTCTCAGTCACCCCCACCACCTGCAAGAGACACGTACAGCTCTATGCCACATACAGCTCTTACAGAAATAGTGTTATTTATGCATAGTTAATGGAACCCATCCACAACTTTGCAGCGCCAGTTTAGATAAGGAGACAGTGAAGTAAGGCCAACACCAATACAGACATGTCAGGCTCTTGCTTAAGACAAGAGAAGAAACCAGTTATGAGCAGAGCATCTGTAAGAGATGTTAATAGAGCCCAAAACCTCCCTGTTTGTCTGAAATCAACTTGGCCCACCCATCTGTGCATACGgtcaaaatgtaaatggacgaatatttactcacacactgtcacacacatactttcattTCCCCAAAACTTCCTACGGAAATAAAGAACCTGCAGTGTGCTCTTCTTGTgtgcgcgcaaacacacacacacacacacacacacacacacacacacacacacacacacacacacacacacacacagtggaagcACAACTGTTACAAAAGCACTTTTCCAACCAGGAGACTAAGTGTTCAGGATAACACACCAGGAGGAAAGTCCTCCCTGTCTACAGTGCTCATAGCCATCCTGATAAAATGGATTATTTGCTTGGAAGAATGAGCGCAGGACATCTGCTGACACACTTGTGCAGCCACTTCCTGTAACATGgtgaaaaataaacaccagcattatatacaaaataaacattccaAAATATCCATATTTAACAGCAAAACAATACGTACAATGTTAAAACCCAAATGCTTCAAATTAGTTACCACATTACAGATATTATCTTTGTAAAGCTGCTTTGAATCCTGGTCAATCCTAGTCTATATTGGATTTTGTTCATAGGCACCTgggaattaatttgttttgacTGAGTTGTTGATagaattaatggaaatatttaaaaatgctaatttaTAGGTACTAAGTAATTTGCTATAAAGTGTATTGATGATAAAATACCCATAAgaagaaaacaattttaaaaaaataaagtacggGTCTGATTTCAGGGACACAATCagagaatatacacacacacattggctgaagccgctcgtcccgagcagggtcacggcaagccagagcctaacccagcaacacagggcgtacggctggagggggaggggacatccccaggacgggacgccagtccatcacaagacccccaagcagaactcgaacccaaAACCtgctagaaagcaggacccagcgaaACCCGTtgctccaccgcaccctcccAGTCAGAGAATACATATGCTATATTTAGACTTTCATCAATTAGAGTAATCACTTCATAGTTTGAGTTCAATATGTGACCACAAGACTTAATTAGGGTTATTAAATTGGTACAATAACATCTTCACTATAAAAGGTTTATATAAAGGTTTCAACACCACTTCTGTTGAACACTACTGTAAACTCTGAAAGTGTTCCATTATTTAGGGACACTTTATTCAGTGAAATGAAGACGACTTCATTAACAGctcagctgaaacaaaaaacaggatATACAGGGGTATGGTACGCAACAAAAGTGGTGAGAGTAGAGTgcaaaaaagggggaaaaaaatgtaggttCTCACAGttggtggtagtgtagtggttacaattTCTggctttggatctaaaggtcatgggttcaattcccacctctggctgcggtaccccttaagcaaggtacttaccctaaattgctccagtaaaattacccagttgtatacagtaaatgggtaaataattctgaacaccttaacattctaagttcctttggagaaaactgtcagctatgtaagtttaatatatattaaagtTCACCATATCATTActgaaaactgaatggaaatCACAGTTTGTGGAAATCAGCATAAGTCAGTACCATCTAACACTATTTTTTACGTTTCCACACACTTGGGACCGATACCCATGTTGTCAGAGCTCATCGTAAAGTACATGATCCTAACTGAATGCCACCATAGGTAAAGGAGACGCATGCACATGAGTACTCAAGTCACTGCCATGCTATAAGGAGCGTATAACAGCAAACGAACGGTGCGGATGGTGCCAAACACAGGGGGGGCAGTGGAGGGTTCTGCATACACCTACAATATGTGCGCTGCTTCAGACAGAAGAGTCACTGAGAGAGGATCTGCTCTGGGACAAAACAGGCCACTTGCTGCACAAAGGCAAAGCGAAGTTGGCAAGCAGCATCATACAGTGACTGGATTTTAAAGTACAACGGGCTCCCTCACCCGTTGAGAGGCACCACACACAAGATCCGCCTGGGAAGCACTTGCATGAGTCAAGCagcaaaagaaatgtaaacttGTGGAACTCTGGGATGGAGGACATCAACGTAAAGCTAACTGTACCAAAGTGGACTGCATCCAGGTGATAAACCTCTCTCAGCTGCAACATGCTTCCTGCTGAGACAATGAAGCGCTGGCCTGCATATTTCGACACGTTCCTGTCACTCGGCTCCATGGAcattacattaaacaaatacatgtgtaTACCTTAATAAATGTTCAGGCAGTGAGTATGACACGTGCAGCCTTTGGGCATAAATAATACATCATGAGATACACCACGGCTTTTATCTGCTAAATATGAGTGAAACTGAATTTAAATCAGACATCATCTATGCAGTACAGATGTAATTCAATCTACATCttaactgaacattttaaagcCACGTAATTTAATACTTTGTATGGCTTTTGAGACGATTTTAAGGAGGCACTTTAAGTAGCAGGCTGAGCTAACACTTAGAGCAAACACCGCTCCACACTCTTCGAACCCAAAGCACCGTTTGAGGAGCCGCTGCCCTTACTGAGAGCTCTTGTCCTTCGGTGCACTGGAGCGATCACATGGACAGCCCTGTGACAGGCTTTTTACGCACTCTCCTAATCACATTTCACTGGGCTCCTGACCTCAAAAACTCCTGGTCAGGGATCACGGCTTCTCACATTAGGACGGTTGCATTCAGTGAACTCAATCTGTTTGGCATTTTATTAAAAGCCCCCACCAAACatacacaagacacacacacacacacacagagcagcattCTAATATTAAACCACCAAGATTAATGACAGACAGCTTATCATATTCACTTCCATTGCATAAGCAAGGTGCACATAGCCTACATTTCACACTGACTAAATGGGGACATCCATGAGGTGAACATCTCATGGATATCATCCCAGTCCTCATTGcaaacattggaaaaaaaagttcattttccCCATTCCATGCCATcatagtaatacacacacacactagctgaagccgcttgtcctgagcagggtcacggcaagccagagattagcccggcaacacagagtgcaggggacacacccagggtgggactcgaaccccagacccaccagagagcaggacccggccaaacccgctgcgccaccgcaccccctcatagTAAAATAGATCTCAGATTCGCTACCACTTGCTGCGGATTAATCAACTACTTCAAtacataaatttttaaaaatgaacccACAATGAAAacatccagctcaccacaaacacactgtataaaaataagtatataataaataaaggcTTTGTGAGCTATCTTTGCTTTCAGATGAATAGAGAGGCATATACTGTTACAAGTAACATGGATACAGGCCATATTACTTTAGCagcaaatgcaattaaatgcaATTGAGACAGCATCATATTTCTATAAGGTCCCACTAATTTGCTCATTTTGTCCTATGTAATCTCATTCTGcacttattacattttttaattgtaaaatgcTCATAAGCTTTGGCAGGACTGTTTTTAAGATTATCAAACCATTTTTAATGCGCCGTTGTGTTTGGACTGaaatgtgtgttgctgtgcaATTAAAAAGTGAACTGGGATAAAATAATCTGTAAACAGCTGTACAAAAGCACAGGAATTGGCTTTTACTATTAGAATTtgttcggggaaaaaaaaaaaacattcaaattttatCATCCGTGCACTTATTTGTTCAAAAGAGcataaaaacacatgaagaTTCAACAAGTACGgtaactcagaaaaaaaaaaaagtaccaatTCAGGCTATAACTTATAGTATAAAGAGGGTACTCAAACAAAAGTGAGTACCATACAACAGTAAATGCATTTGCAGATTATGTTTTGGTAAATTTCCAGATAAATGATCATCTTACCTTTATACAGAAATTCTCATTGAAAGCGAtcctcgcttttttttttttctctcttaagGAAGTTCCACTGTTTTAGTCACGTTCCCCAAATCCTGCGCTATAAAATCACAATTAAGCGAACGAATATACAGAAATGGATTCGCCTTTAATGGAGCTGTATCTTAAAAGAACCATAAGCACTCAAAGCAAATTCTGATAAGGTCCTACGCTTATCTGTCGTGAGAATGTTTCCTACAAATTCAagttgcacttttgtttgtcaAGTACTTTTGCTTTCTGAATGCTTAAAGTACCATTTCAACATGGTTGTGTAGCCCAGGGCATGAACTCCTCTGCATATTTCACATGTACACAGACTGAGAGTACAGTATTCATCAACCAGACTCTTGGGGAATCTGTCCATCTACCCACACTGTCAGAGCCACTGTCCATCTTACCACATTCTTGTGGACACCATTCATCTTACTATACTGTTGGGGACAGCGTTCATCTGACCAAAGTGCTCGAGACTCTGTTCACCTAACCACATTCTCGTACACACTGTCCATCTAACCAAACTTATGAATGCTGTCTAATTGATCAGGCTCTTGAGGACATTGTCCATCTCACCAGACTGTTAGCGACACCAGCCATCTAACCAGATGGTTTGGGTTACTGCCCATCTAACAACACTGTGGAGGACAGTGCCACTCCAGTGAGACTTCTGAAGACACTGTCCATCTAACCACATTTTTGAAGACACTGTCAGAGCCACTGTCCATCTTACTATACTGTTGGGGACACACTGTTCATCTAAGCAAACTATGACACTGTCAATCTAACCACATTCTTGAAGACACTGTCAGAGCCACTGTCCATCTTACCATACTGTTGGGAACAGTGTTCATCTGAGCAAACTGCTACAGACACTGTCCACGTAACCACATTCTTGTAGACACACTGTCCATCTAACCAAACTGTTAGGGATACTGTCCAAGTGACCAGACTCTTGGGAATACTGCCCATCTAACAAGATTGTGGAGGACAGTGCCAATCAAGTAAGACTTTTGAAGAAACTGTCCATCTAACCACATTCTTGAAGACACAGTCAGAGCCACCACCCATCTTACTATACTGTTGGGGACACATGTTCATTTGAGCAAACTATGACACTGTCCACCTAACCACATTCTTGTAGACACACTGTCCATCTAACCAAAACTGGGACACTGTCCAAGTGACCAGACTCTTGAGGACATTCACTGTCCATCTCACCAGACTGTTAGCCATAAGTAACTTTAGTTAGGTGGACGGGGTCTCTAAGGGTCTGCCAGATGGACACACAGTCTCGTTTAGACTCTGCCGGTGTCTTCAACTTCAAGTCTCACTGTGGCACTGGCTGTCCTCCGCAGTCTTGTTTAGATACTAGATACAGGCAGTAACCCAAACCAGATGGCCAGTAGTGTCCTAACAAGAAGAGAGACTCACGACTCGCACTGTCACAGATTCAACCTGTACGTATTTGGGATTCCTTTGTCACATCCTGAAACTCAAATGTATTGTCAGTGTTATTTCAGGAggtaagagagagagaaccaGCTCCTCCAGTCGACCGGGAAACCTCGGCGGAGTTCAAGTGGCAAGCTATTCTTATTCTATCCTATTCCAATCCAGTCCAGTCCCGTCCAGTTCCGTCCAATTTTTTAGTCCAGTCCAGTCCCCTCCAGTCCCTCAACATCCTTTATTTGCTGTCTCCACCACTCAGTGCTCTTTGTTCTGCTGCCTTCGGCCCAATTTAACGAAGCAGATGCAAAGAAGCTACGGAATTACTGTCGCGTTGCGAGACAACGACATCCCAGTGTCTCATTTTTAATTCTGAACGCTACTTTGCCTTCAAACCTACCGAGAAATTCAAGCCCGAATCCCCCTTCGGTTTCCACTGCTTCGCTCCTTCGTTCGCCCGTCACCCGATTCGTCTCGACAACAGAAGCCAAAAGGCCACCATCTAAAATGCACTGAACACCTACTGGGCTTCGATTGGCTGTCGTTGCTGTTTGCCACGCCTTCCTCCTTCCCCATTGAAGGAATGCAACGTCAGTCATTATAGGACGTTCGAAAAAAGGTAGgttgagaaagaagaaaacattttaaaagcccTCAGTTAGACGGCTTAAAGGGAAAGTGCATTGTTTTTATAATAGACTTCGAAAGTTATAAACGTCCAAAATACGCAGTCTGGTGCGACATGCGGCAATACATGATTTAGTTCACTTATAAACAGTTAAATTAGGGAGCATGATGATGCAGCAGTACCTGTGGCTTAAAAGTTTGCGATGTCATGTTGTCGTTAAATAATCCCAGTCGTTTTTTTCGTAGGAAGGAAAACCactctgaaaggaaaaaatgagaaacttcAATGTTAGCGTTATtgatgtttaacattttaacattaaagtAGTGAAACGGCAACGAACACAGAAAATGCACGTAATGATTACGTATAACCACGTACTGTGACGGCGCTGAtgtggattaatgtaaatagttggggtTAGTGTCTATTCCTGTACGTAGTTCTGTGGtcctttctgattggctgttatgttGCTTGTGGTTAATTTGCCTCACgggaattctggggggttcaAAGAGCGCCCCCCTAACCGTTGTGTGGAGTAGGGGGGTTCAGCGTGACCTAGGGGAACTCTATAACATTTTGCAGACTTTTTCGTACTCTTTGTGGGGGCTGGGGTTTTGGTCAGGATAGATATTTATAAGATACAAGcgatttttttttggtatttatttattgattgaataaagattttagtTACCGGAAAGGATGAATGGAGATATTAGTTTCTGTCGATTTATACCGTGTGGAGCCGGACACCTTTGGTGATACATTATGATCcgtaaaggaaaaagaaaaataagcgATTAACAAAGCTCCGTGAGGAGACGCTACAGTATATTCACACTTTTTTTACCCCCGTGACAACGCACGAGACAATTTTTTCTCTTGCTTAACAGCAAATATGAATAAAGCCGACGggttttaaaatacaattattatGTGTTCATCAGCGGAGAAGTGACATTTTCTTTCTGGTCGCGTGATGAAATTGAGAGCTGAGGTGGAAATCGTCCCTCCGCGGACACGTCTGCAGTGCAGTACACGAGCACCCTTGGCTTTATAAACGTTACAAAAgtataagtacacacacacacacacacacacacacacacacacacacacacacacacacattttcagaaccacttgtcccatacggggtcacagggaaccagagcctacccggtaacacagggcgtaaggccagagggggaggggacacacccaggacgggacgccagtccgtcacaaggcaccccaagtgggactcgaaccccagacccaccggagagcaggactgcggtccaacccactgcgccaccgcaccccctaaaagTATAAGTATTCTAGCGAAAATGTAAGAGTATCAGGTCAAGACTCAAATATCAGGTTACGTTACTTCGATTCCAGTGAGGCTGGGAAACATCGTCCAGATTTACTCTACAATTGGGACAATGTTTTCGCAGTATTTACAACAGCTCAACTACGTTCAACATTACATtacactcgctctctctctgtggctAGACTGgtcagggcacacacacacacacacacacacacacacacacacacacacacacacacacacacacacacacacacactattcacCGACAGTCACTCATGATGGGAAATGTGCAGTCAGCAATTTGCCTGAAGCACATGTTTTCGGAGTAAATACCAGAAAAATGTGCAGAATTGTTACTCAAAAGATTTATTAGAACACTATCATAAGAAATAACTGTTTCTGGCCTTTTTTcctaaagaaaaggaaatggataattcaccaaaatgaaataaaacgatagggggtgcagtggcgaagtgggttggaccacggtcctgctttccggtgggtctggggttcgagtcctgcttggggtgccttgcgacggactggcatcccaccttgggtgtgtcccctccccctccggccttacgccctgtgttgcctggaaGGCTCCGGTtacctgtgaccctgtatgggacaagcggttctgaaaatgtgcgtgtgtgtgtgtgtgtgtgtgtgtgtgtgtgtgtgtgaaataaaacgAACCTGTTATATTTCTCTGAGTACAGCCATActgtgacattacatttacgtttatttatttagcagatgcttttctgcaaagcaacacacctcagagaatacaatttgtacattacattaggagaaagagagttgcagacgtgtgattcttaagtaaagttactTTCCACTGTATACGCCGATGTTCATCagatgagtagctgcataaaactctctctctctctctctctctctctctctctctctctctcacacacacac
Proteins encoded in this region:
- the zfand6 gene encoding AN1-type zinc finger protein 6 isoform X2; the encoded protein is MTSQTFKPQEDMAQETNQTQVPMLCATGCGFYGNPRTNGMCSVCYKDFLQRQNSNGRVSPPASVSGVGESLPTQCAESSVSQVSPVFAQTDAPLEQSSAVSRPALLSQALLTHSEECDSTGDKEVLKTEELKAVVTENSDQARVEGQEISFDKPKQKRNRCFTCRKKVGLTGFDCRCGNIFCGIHRYSDVHNCTFDYKTDAAERIRKENPVVVGEKIQKI
- the zfand6 gene encoding AN1-type zinc finger protein 6 isoform X1, which encodes MTSQTFKPQEDMAQETNQTQVPMLCATGCGFYGNPRTNGMCSVCYKDFLQRQNSNGRVSPPAASVSGVGESLPTQCAESSVSQVSPVFAQTDAPLEQSSAVSRPALLSQALLTHSEECDSTGDKEVLKTEELKAVVTENSDQARVEGQEISFDKPKQKRNRCFTCRKKVGLTGFDCRCGNIFCGIHRYSDVHNCTFDYKTDAAERIRKENPVVVGEKIQKI
- the zfand6 gene encoding AN1-type zinc finger protein 6 isoform X3; translation: MAQETNQTQVPMLCATGCGFYGNPRTNGMCSVCYKDFLQRQNSNGRVSPPAASVSGVGESLPTQCAESSVSQVSPVFAQTDAPLEQSSAVSRPALLSQALLTHSEECDSTGDKEVLKTEELKAVVTENSDQARVEGQEISFDKPKQKRNRCFTCRKKVGLTGFDCRCGNIFCGIHRYSDVHNCTFDYKTDAAERIRKENPVVVGEKIQKI